The Arachis hypogaea cultivar Tifrunner chromosome 19, arahy.Tifrunner.gnm2.J5K5, whole genome shotgun sequence genome has a window encoding:
- the LOC112779289 gene encoding uncharacterized protein At5g64816, whose amino-acid sequence MGEIWWSLLGAAIPVLVAGQAFRLKARHAEEQKLKSARGRERSSDEIFVCERVCTSKRMLKKVGSFSKDPIPDTCVTVCGVSDLDACADACARTVCVNQHQVPNWNDICLRRCQSECLKLSSQSS is encoded by the coding sequence ATGGGAGAAATTTGGTGGTCGCTTTTGGGCGCTGCAATCCCTGTGCTTGTTGCTGGACAAGCTTTTCGGCTCAAGGCAAGGCACGCAGAAGAGCAGAAGTTGAAGAGTGCAAGGGGAAGAGAAAGGAGTTCGGATGAGATCTTTGTCTGTGAAAGGGTCTGCACTTCAAAGAGGATGTTGAAGAAGGTTGGTTCGTTCTCAAAGGATCCCATTCCTGACACCTGTGTCACCGTGTGCGGTGTGTCTGATCTTGATGCATGTGCTGATGCGTGCGCGCGCACTGTTTGTGTTAACCAGCATCAAGTGCCTAACTGGAACGACATATGCCTTAGAAGGTGCCAAAGTGAATGCctgaaactctcttctcaatctTCTTAG
- the LOC112779288 gene encoding acid phosphatase 1, translated as MRKSLVHSLVFMCLLIPLAVADWNILNQKTKRGLKISLKNYCEAWRMNVELHNIRGFEVVPEECTEYIGKYMKGTQYSVDSQRTTEECLVYVSTSCNLIKDGKDAWIFDIDDTLLSTVPYYKDNLYGGKKLNLTSLEEWMSKSKAKALDDSLKLFNALKSRGIQIILISSRREHLRSATIDNLVNVGYYGWTSLIMRAPANELVSVQKYKSDVRKQLVNNGYRIWGILGDQYSSIQGPPSSIRTFKLPNPMYYVA; from the exons ATGAGGAAATCACTTGTGCATTCTTTGGTTTTCATGTGCCTTTTGATTCCTTTGGCAGTTGCAGATTGGAACATATTGAATCAGAAGACAAAGAGAGGATTGAAGATCAGCCTGAAGAACTACTGTGAAGCTTGGAGGATGAATGTGGAGCTTCATAACATTAGAGGTTTTGAAGTTGTGCCTGAAGAATGCACTGAATACATTGGAAAATACATGAAGGGTACTCAGTACTCAGTGGACTCTCAGAGGACAACTGAAGAATGCTTGGTTTATGTCAGCACCAGCTGCAATCTAATAAAAGATGGTAAAGATGCATGGATTTTTGACATTGATGATACTTTGCTCTCTACAGTTCCTTACTACAAGGATAACCTATACGG GGGAAAGAAGCTAAATTTGACATCATTGGAGGAGTGGATGAGCAAGAGCAAGGCGAAAGCTCTTGACGACTCATTGAAGCTTTTCAATGCACTTAAATCCAGAGGAATTCAGATCATCTTGATTTCTTCAAGGAGGGAGCATCTAAGGTCTGCTACAATTGACAACCTTGTCAATGTTGGTTATTATGGTTGGACAAGTCTTATCATGAG AGCACCTGCTAATGAGTTAGTATCAGTACAAAAATACAAATCTGATGTGAGAAAACAACTGGTTAATAATGGCTACCGCATTTGGGGAATTTTGGGTGATCAATACAGCAGCATTCAAGGGCCTCCAAGCAGCATAAGAACATTTAAACTTCCAAATCCAATGTACTATGTTGCCTAA
- the LOC112779287 gene encoding uncharacterized protein: MENSDFWIQKESHGEKDSLHSLYNDREVADDEDSSKWQLKKLIRSSNSPRGLVVNAIQSQLGKVCFKDLFFRRVHGIDNRIPKHVVSVDEKYLRRCLEFMHSAAIKAAQCNIPVNLRATNMVALSESLNACDSGQFIFECPGRVLISASSGEHWGLGTVMGSKSMINILNSALLQKFGVSDRNDDVSRMNFSDEKGSTCYDFMDSSGGLTISSSHKPEKEAHHKYGSVPVHKRIASSSSTNTTCSDWLSSASSTLSQGMIQCTWNRGIPRFIFSADDQKEVYVAHLMEVDSADDKDLDFVYQFHLNKSSHKGRNIPDSVSNIVGKMNVSTSFTLCPNNSKIMETEFTLFGNAEIFDKETHASDDSHRKNKGLTKKVSQVFKTSPSSKRRTLSKFGGSSSIEESCPWEPNALGKANLLETNVPPNFELAAIVVKDHLPCNKPAAKVGGWGLKFLSKSETMLPSESCARNTGDCSTSTSVLIPAGLHGGPRIRDGGPSSLIDRWRSGGRCDCGGWDEGCPLTVLQRRSSASEVPSQVDTQGECKSADLVTQGSGDFCPTLRMINVHDGLYFIHFQPPLSALQAFSIVVAIIHAQSPTLRPKRA; this comes from the exons ATGGAAAACTCAGACTTTTGGATTCAGAAAGAGAGCCATGGAGAAAAGGATTCACTGCATAGCTTGTACAATGATAGGGAAGTAGCGGACGACGAAGACTCGTCGAAATGGCAGTTAAAGAAGTTGATTAGAAGTTCAAATTCGCCTCGCGGCCTAGTTGTGAATGCTATCCAATCACAGTTGGGTAAAGTATGCTTCAAAGATTTGTTCTTCCGGCGTGTTCATGGAATAGACAACAGGATCCCAAAGCATGTGGTGAGTGTGGATGAGAAGTATCTTCGTCGCTGCCTCGAATTTATGCATAGCGCCGCGATAAAAGCAGCTCAATGCAACATACCTGTAAACTTGAGGGCCACAAACATGGTGGCTTTGTCAGAAAGCTTAAATGCGTGTGATTCGGGACAATTCATCTTTGAATGCCCCGGGAGAGTCTTAATTAGTGCTAGTTCCGGGGAGCATTGGGGTTTAGGAACGGTTATGGGGAGTAAGAGTATGATAAATATATTGAATAGTGCTCTGCTTCAGAAGTTTGGTGTATCTGATAGAAATGACGATGTGAGCAGGATGAACTTCTCCGACGAAAAGGGATCGACGTGCTATGATTTTATGGACTCTTCTGGTGGTTTAACCATTTCTTCGTCGCATAAACCGGAAAAGGAAGCACATCATAAGTATGGTTCTGTTCCAGTTCACAAAAGGATTGCTTCTAGTTCTAGCACTAACACTACTTGTTCGGATTGGTTGTCTTCGGCTTCTTCAACTCTTTCTCAAGGAATGATCCAATGCACATGGAATCGAGGGATTCCTCGTTTTATTTTTTCCGCGGACGATCAGAAGGAGGTCTATGTAGCACATTTGATGGAGGTAGACTCAGCAGATGATAAGGATTTGGATTTTGTCTACCAGTTTCATTTGAACAAGAGTAGCCATAAGGGTCGCAATATTCCCGACAGTGTTTCGAATATTGTTGGTAAGATGAATGTGTCAACAAGTTTCACCCTCTGTCCGAACAATAGCAAAATAATGGAAACTGAGTTTACATTGTTTGGCAATGCGGAAATTTTCGACAAAGAAACGCACGCATCGGATGATTCTCATAGGAAGAACAAGGGGCTGACAAAGAAGGTGTCACAAGTGTTTAAAACTAGTCCATCGTCGAAACGCAGGACGCTCTCAAAGTTTGGTGGATCAAGTTCGATAGAGGAAAGTTGTCCATGGGAGCCGAATGCTCTCGGTAAGGCCAATTTATTAGAGACTAATGTTCCTCCGAATTTTGAGTTGGCTGCTATTGTTGTGAAAGACCATCTTCCTTGTAATAAGCCTGCTGCGAAAGTAGGGGGCTGGGGTTTGAAATTTCTCAGTAAATCAGAGACGATGTTGCCTTCTGAAAGTTGTGCACGAAATACTGGTGATTGCTCGACTAGCACAAGCGTTCTAATTCCAGCAGGCCTTCATGGCGGGCCAAGAATCAGAGATGGTGGTCCATCCAGTCTGATAGATAGATGGAGATCTGGCGGCCGCTGTGACTGTGGTGGTTGGGATGAGGGATGTCCTCTGACTGTACTTCAGCGAAGATCAAGTGCATCCGAGGTTCCGAGTCAAGTAGATACACAAGGAGAATGCAAGTCAGCTGATTTAGTTACTCAG GGTTCCGGCGATTTCTGCCCAACCTTGAGGATGATAAATGTTCACGACggtttatactttattcattttcaaccacctctgTCTGCACTACAAGCTTTCTCCATTGTTGTGGCAATAATTCATGCACAGAGTCCTACTCTTCGGCCGAAAAGAGCGTAG